In Arachis hypogaea cultivar Tifrunner chromosome 7, arahy.Tifrunner.gnm2.J5K5, whole genome shotgun sequence, the genomic window GTGGACAACTAGCGAGAGATTGTATAATAGGGGCTAAGGACACACAAAATCCTAGATTCATATTTACACCTAAACTATTTAAGACATTGGTATATAAACCCAGACAATGCCCATTACCCAGTCAACTTGCCAATccaaatattttaattgtaaagaTTTTTTTACCACACAAACTCAGTTACCTAGAAGAATCTATCAACCAAAAAGAGACAGAATCCAGCAGCTAGCAAATAGATGCTCCCAAATTGCAAGTCAGCAAGCTTACCACTGCACAGGAAAACAATCAACCTTCACACAGGTAaatcaacaaaataatttaatgtcACAGCTATTCACTATGTTCACAAGTGCTATATTCCACTTTCTATTTGGaaataaatcaacaaaataaatcaacaaaataaaGAATAAGAACAGAAACAACATGTAGTATCTAAGAAAGTTGGaatgatgataaattttaaatttaagcaGTTTTATTCCAGCATCAAAGGTTAGACTAATATTGGATATTTGCCATAGGAAAACGTACAGATTGTTTGGCTTTCCagaaaagaatatatatttaaattcgaAAAATGGAGCTTGAAGCCAGGAGTTTGCAAGCAAGCATGAAGGCATATCTTTTTGTCAAGTTAAAGGAATACGAAACCGATTTGAACAACTTGAAAAGTGAGCTTAAAAGAATAACATCAgttgctaataataataatgatgagttGTTGGAATTGGGACAGGCTGATACATTGGCATTTGGTATCATTCTTCGTGCTCTGTTTTGATAGTTAATTAGTTGATGTAATGATGATAGCATGCAGGTATCATCAAATGATCATAGAAGAAGACTGGTGATGTTTACAGAGAGATTGAATCTGTCATTTGAAAGAATAAAGGAGAGCAGGAGAAGCATGCTGGAAACAGAGGAGCTTGGTGCCTCCAACCTCCAAGATTTGCATCAACAACGCCAGTCACTACTTCATGCCCACAACACGATAACTTCATTTCATTTCAAGATTTGGTACTACTAATGCGTGaacatctttcttatcttttcttagtgaatttgcatttaaattgtta contains:
- the LOC112704036 gene encoding vesicle transport v-SNARE 13; this translates as MELEARSLQASMKAYLFVKLKEYETDLNNLKSELKRITSVANNNNDELLELGQADTLVSSNDHRRRLVMFTERLNLSFERIKESRRSMLETEELGASNLQDLHQQRQSLLHAHNTLHGVDDNIDESKKILTAISRRMSTNKWILGSFMVAIVLAIILITFY